In the Malus domestica chromosome 16, GDT2T_hap1 genome, one interval contains:
- the LOC103403565 gene encoding RING-H2 finger protein ATL13 yields MVWMWKLLEIKENGVSSIPTFPPYFVPQLPPPPPNLQSNSLSFGNKVSPSILLIVIIVAIVFFVAVLLHLLVRFLLRPPARDSEDLESVTVLQGQLQQLFRLHDAGVDQSFIDALPVFYYKAIIGLKNPFDCAVCLCEFEAEDNLRLLPKCSHAFHMKCIDTWLLSHSSCPLCRATLLPDFSRSNGCSPIVFVLESGSDSSREMVSDRDGLTSHLGFHGDMELGLSYKSCEIVAKNEANTAVMVDSGKKVVPVKLGKFRNVDSGGEGSSDSNVDSRRCFSMGSFAYVMDDKYELRVPIRASMKRQAMSECDCESRREFKFSGVEAIGSLETQGTSTGASCTNGNGSNGIGRSMRESFSISKIWLMGKKEKPNGAADSSRRAFSFRFPVHQSAVAAGEGAKAKNVGSESRRTISEIEIGR; encoded by the coding sequence atggtaTGGATGTGGAAGCTCcttgaaatcaaagaaaatggGGTTTCTTCAATTCCCACGTTCCCACCATACTTTGTTCCTCAGCTTCCTCCCCCACCCCCAAATCTCCAATCAAATAGTTTGAGTTTTGGGAACAAAGTCAGTCCAAGCATACTGCTAATAGTCATAATAGTAGCCATTGTTTTCTTTGTTGCTGTGCTGCTCCACCTCCTTGTTAGATTCCTCCTGAGGCCTCCAGCCAGAGATTCAGAGGACTTGGAGAGTGTGACAGTTCTCCAAGGGCAACTGCAGCAACTGTTCCGCCTCCATGATGCAGGCGTCGACCAGTCCTTCATAGACGCCCTCCCTGTCTTCTACTACAAAGCCATCATTGGATTGAAAAACCCTTTTGATTGTGCTGTCTGTTTGTGTGAGTTTGAGGCTGAGGATAACCTCAGATTGCTCCCCAAATGCAGCCATGCCTTCCACATGAAGTGCATTGACACTTGGCTCTTGTCTCACTCCAGTTGCCCTCTCTGTAGAGCTACTTTGCTCCCTGATTTCTCACGCAGCAATGGCTGCTCACCCATTGTTTTTGTTCTTGAATCTGGGAGTGACAGCTCCAGAGAGATGGTCTCTGATAGAGATGGACTCACTTCCCATCTGGGTTTTCATGGAGACATGGAATTGGGGTTGTCATACAAATCTTGCGAAATTGTGGCGAAAAATGAGGCTAACACGGCGGTGATGGTGGATTCCGGGAAAAAGGTAGTGCCTGTGAAGCTTGGGAAGTTCAGAAATGTGGATAGTGGGGGTGAGGGGAGTAGTGACAGCAATGTGGATTCAAGGAGGTGCTTTTCTATGGGCTCATTTGCGTATGTGATGGATGACAAATATGAATTGCGAGTACCGATTAGAGCCTCGATGAAAAGGCAAGCAATGTCGGAATGCGATTGTGAGTCGAGGAGAGAATTCAAGTTTAGTGGGGTCGAAGCAATTGGAAGCCTTGAAACTCAAGGAACTAGTACTGGCGCTAGTTGTACTAATGGCAATGGCAGTAATGGCATTGGGAGGAGCATGCGGGAGAGCTTCTCGATATCGAAGATTTGGCTTATGGGGAAGAAGGAGAAGCCAAATGGGGCGGCAGATTCGTCACGAAGGGCCTTTTCGTTTCGGTTTCCAGTGCACCAGAGTGCGGTGGCGGCAGGGGAGGGAGCGAAGGCCAAGAATGTTGGGAGTGAGAGTAGGAGGACAATTTCAGAGATTGAAATTGGGAGGTAG